In Phyllopteryx taeniolatus isolate TA_2022b chromosome 1, UOR_Ptae_1.2, whole genome shotgun sequence, the following proteins share a genomic window:
- the LOC133490028 gene encoding neuromedin-U receptor 1-like, which yields MTDVLVSRNDTETKPDVLLAVSQCTVLVFALVLGLPGNVWVCWVVFRTKSLRTSDNALLVSLAASDLLKCSVDAPLLLASFLQRARGERLPASACASQHLTWASCGCVQLLTLAGISVERYQAVAFPFRTRRRRARVRLWIVFIWLCGPASALLSLTLSERPLFYALCRPAASYGHAWPRHPDPFGPYVLVPVWVSSLTVIVIHYGRIVAIVRKHRKKAFNRGIRVMPAVSRHAWRWSGDSSGRFAGRARGATPEIAGAVCLLTPGARERGKKRMEGKLAKRFGYMIVAFALCWLPMVLILIIKHLVARPDADGLLLEMETSAMVLTCVQAALDPLIYTLVTRQFRFELSKMFLSIRRCPLNLGS from the exons ATGACGGACGTGCTCGTTTCCAGGAACGACACCGAGACCAAGCCCGATGTGCTGCTCGCCGTCTCCCAATGCACGGTCCTGGTCTTCGCCCTCGTCCTGGGCCTACCCGGGAACGTGTGGGTGTGTTGGGTCGTGTTCCGAACCAAGAGCCTCCGGACGAGCGACAACGCGCTCCTGGTCAGCTTGGCCGCCAGCGACCTGCTGAAGTGCTCCGTGGACGCGCCGCTCTTGCTCGCCTCCTTCCTGCAGCGCGCGCGTGGCGAGCGGCTGCCGGCGTCCGCGTGCGCCTCGCAGCACTTGACGTGGGCCTCGTGCGGCTGCGTGCAGCTGCTGACGCTGGCCGGCATCAGCGTGGAGCGCTACCAGGCCGTCGCCTTTCCGTTCCGAACGCGGCGGAGGAGAGCCCGGGTTCGCCTGTGGATCGTCTTCATCTGGCTTTGCGGCCCCGCCTCGGCTCTCCTTTCGCTGACCCTCTCCGAGCGGCCCCTCTTCTACGCGCTGTGCCGGCCCGCCGCCTCTTACGGCCACGCTTGGCCGCGCCACCCGGATCCGTTCGGCCCTTACGTTTTGGTGCCCGTGTGGGTCTCGTCCCTGACCGTCATCGTCATTCACTACGGGCGAATCGTCGCCATTGTGAGGAAGCACCGAAAGAAGGCGTTCAATCGCGGCATTCGGGTGATGCCCGCGGTGTCCCGGCACGCGTGGAGGTGGTCAGGCGACTCCTCGGGCCGTTTCGCCGGACGAGCCCGCGGGGCGACTCCGGAGATCGCGGGAGCGGTGTGTCTGCTGACGCCGGGCGCCCGAGAGCGGGGCAAGAAGCGGATGGAGGGCAAACTGGCCAAACGCTTCGGCTACATGATCGTCGCCTTCGCGCTTTGTTGGCTTCCCATGGTGCTTATTTTGATCATCAAACACCTCGTCGCACGGCCGGACGCCGACGGA TTGCTGCTGGAGATGGAGACCTCAGCGATGGTGCTCACTTGCGTGCAAGCTGCCCTGGATCCACTCATCTACACTTTGGTCACCAGACAGTTTCGCTTTGAACTCAGCAAGATGTTCTTGTCTATCCGAAGGTGTCCACTGAATTTGGGATCCTGA
- the ddx20 gene encoding probable ATP-dependent RNA helicase DDX20, with protein sequence MAASIRKAAHDIERRNRTDDVILTEGIDFRSLLLSEVVLDGLSAAGFQKPSPIQLKAIPLGRCGLDLIVQAKSGTGKTCVFCTIALDSLILENSATQVLVLAPTREIAVQIHSVVMAIGCAMEGLQCHVFIGGRPVSQDKLHLKKCHVAVGSPGRIKQLIDLGMLSTASIRLFVLDEADKLLEEGSFQEQINWIYSSLPVNKQMLALSATYPESLAQHLTRYMRDPTFVRLNPKDMELKGLRQYYKLVQSHPLPHKVFEEKVQHLLELFGKIPFNQALVFSNLHTRAQHLADILSSKGLPAVCISGSLSQEQRLEAMSKLKQYQCRVLISTDLTSRGIDAEKVNLVINLDVPQDWETYMHRIGRAGRFGTQGLAVTYCCHGEEENKMMAIAQKCGLSLSALPSTIDAGLMAEQCDWDVCAQASTVGLRARAFSTNEKKKAARSKVSSPAVSANITEEAGEPNRSRTEACVGAEGLSGKEYPAEKMLLQNPSKVAPTRKELQDALPKIPPLTSFKSRASAFMTFEEAERDFQVFIMTGLGRSVEIIREFSGQGDGGDHNGHREFATLEDDGGEICQGWKLERSPAKVTSGSSLSEDDMEENPEPKYNMTAGSESTAVTHTQTDASPKCAVAQAKTESFTPDAPGTFPTTNATGSRTSPLTDNFKSVLCTKADMQTKLVSSAKTSRKDLVKKKGRLEKWSSRKPETMRTEQKWERDDDKYDIEEDSSAESYWTECSRAWNAYYASMSPFGEQSYRGYYSAAHNWMAAYRMNTVYMEELLKH encoded by the exons ATGGCGGCCTCCATCAGGAAAGCAGCCCACGATATAGAAAGGCGAAACAGGACGGACGATGTCATTTTGACGGAGGGAATCGACTTCAGGTCGCTGTTACTGTCTGAGGTCGTGTTGGACGGACTGTCAGCGGCTGGTTTTCAAAAACCATCCCCGATTCAGCTGAAGGCGATCCCGCTCGGCCGCTGCGGACTCG ATTTGATTGTTCAGGCCAAATCTGGCACAGGAAAGACATGCGTGTTCTGCACAATTGCTTTGGATTCTCTGATCCTGGAAAATTCTGCCACACAG GTCCTCGTGCTGGCTCCTACGCGAGAGATAGCCGTGCAGATCCACTCCGTCGTGATGGCAATTGGCTGTGCCATGGAGGGCTTGCAGTGCCACGTGTTCATCGGGGGGCGGCCTGTTAGTCAGGACAAACTCCACCTGAAGAAATGCCACGTAGCTGTGGGCTCACCTG GTCGAATCAAGCAGCTCATTGACCTTGGCATGTTGTCGACTGCCAGCATTCGTCTCTTTGTTCTGGATGAGGCTGACAAGCTGCTGGAGGAGGGCAGCTTCCAGGAACAGATAAA CTGGATCTACTCCTCTCTGCCTGTGAACAAACAGATGCTGGCACTCTCTGCGACCTACCCAGAATCTCTTGCTCAGCACCTTACCCGCTACATGAGAGATCCCACTTTTGTCAGACTCAACCCCAAGGACATGGAACTCAAAG GCCTGAGGCAGTATTACAAGCTGGTGCAGTCCCATCCGTTACCTCATAAGGTCTTCGAGGAGAAGGTGCAGCACTTGCTTGAGCTCTTCGGCAAAATACCCTTCAACCAAGCCCTTGTATTCTCGAACCTGCACACAAG GGCTCAGCATCTGGCAGACATCTTGTCCTCTAAAGGCCTACCCGCTGTTTGTATCTCAG GCAGTCTGAGTCAGGAACAGAGACTTGAGGCCATGTCCAAATTGAAGCAGTATCAGTGCAGAGTGCTAATCTCCACTGACCTG ACCTCCAGAGGCATAGACGCAGAGAAGGTCAACCTGGTGATAAATCTGGACGTGCCGCAGGACTGGGAAACGTACATGCACCGAATCGGACGAGCCGGGCGCTTCG GCACTCAGGGGCTGGCTGTGACCTACTGTTGCCACGGTGAAGAGGAGAACAAGATGATGGCCATTGCTCAAAAGTGCGGCCTGAGTTTGTCAGCGTTGCCAT CCACCATTGATGCTGGGCTGATGGCTGAGCAGTGTGACTGGGATGTCTGCGCTCAGGCTTCAACTGTGGGCCTCCGAGCCCGGGCGTTCTCCACGAATGAGAAAAAGAAGGCGGCGCGGTCCAAAGTGTCCTCGCCTGCTGTTTCCGCCAACATCACGGAGGAGGCCGGGGAGCCAAATAGGAGCCGCACAGAAGCCTGTGTCGGAGCTGAAGGCCTGTCTGGAAAAGAATATCCTGCAGAGAAAATGCTGTTGCAGAACCCCTCAAAAGTGGCACCCACTCGTAAAGAGTTGCAAGACGCGCTGCCCAAGATCCCTCCGCTTACCTCGTTTAAGAGCCGCGCGTCTGCGTTTATGACCTTCGAGGAGGCTGAGCGGGACTTCCAAGTGTTCATTATGACAGGGCTGGGTAGATCAGTGGAGATCATCAGGGAGTTCAGCGGCCAGGGAGACGGTGGTGATCATAACGGGCACAGAGAGTTTGCCACGCTTGAGGACGACGGAGGTGAGATCTGTCAAGGATGGAAGTTGGAGCGGAGCCCTGCAAAAGTGACTTCTGGTTCTTCACTCTCTGAAGATGACATGGAGGAGAACCCTGAGCCAAAGTACAATATGACTGCTGGCAGTGAGAGCACTGCAGTCACGCACACTCAGACAGACGCGAGCCCTAAATGTGCCGTAGCACAAGCGAAGACTGAGTCATTTACACCAGACGCTCCTGGAACATTCCCGACAACAAACGCAACAGGCAGCAGAACTTCACCCCTGACTGACAATTTTAAATCAGTGCTCTGTACGAAAGCGGACATGCAAACTAAACTGGTGTCTTCAGCCAAAACGAGTAGAAAGGATTTAGTAAAGAAGAAAGGTCGGCTGGAAAAATGGAGCAGCAGGAAGCCAGAGACAATGCGGACagagcaaaaatgggaaagggATGATGACAAGTATGACATAGAAGAAGACTCCAGTGCTGAGAGTTACTGGACAGAGTGCTCCAGAGCCTGGAATGCTTACTACGCCTCGATGTCTCCTTTTGGGGAACAAAGTTACCGAGGCTACTACAGTGCCGCTCACAACTGGATGGCAGCGTACCGCATGAACACAGTTTACATGGAGGAACTGCTCAAACACTGA